TGTTGCTGTAGAAGCCTTTAGAAAGATACTGAAAGAGACAACTCCCCAGCTCTATATGtaggtaaattgttgtaagtactttaacactatacattactttggaggaaagcttcactaaattaatgtaaaagtacaaTGCTCTGTTATTGTTGagggagcgtggtggcgcagtgggattggccaggttctgctctctggtgggtctggggtttgagtcctgcttggggtgccttatccactggtgtcccatcctgagtgtgtcccctccccctccggccttacgccctgtgttgccgggttaggctccggcaccccgcatgggacaaacggtttcagaaagtttgtgtattattgttgttcttcTATTTGAAGTGACACCAGTTACTTATGATGTACACCGATAAAGAACAGTGATCTATTCTTTTAAGCAAAGCTGACATAGTAAAATGTCCAAAGGAACTGGTACATGACATTTAGGTAGCAGACAATCCAGTTACTGGCACAGCTAACATTGTGGAATGGTAAGGATGGCATAAGTTAAAAGGGAATTTAAGATGAAACAGGATTTATGGAGCTAGTGGTAAAAgatttgcatttaaaagatTTGGGTTTCCACAACCTCATTGCATGACAACTTACAACAAGATGACTTTGGTCTGCTGTTGATCTTTCTGAACTGTACAGCATCACTTTAGTTAAGATACAGAACCTCCAGAAATCATGTTTTAGCTATAATAATTTCTGAACATATTCCAGTCTGTGTCCAATGTCAGTTTTAATGCTtaatagaacacacacacagacacacacatactgtttgaaactgcttgtctcgagcggggtcgcagcaaaccggggcctaacctggcaacatagggcacaagggtggagggggaagggacacacccaagacgggatgccagtctgtcgcttGATAGAACAGCTTgatagacagaaaaaaaaaaaatcctgttacAAAACTGTTTCCACTTGCAAAAGAATTCAGTGTTTCAACTATGACTCGAGAGGAAGCGGAcaagtgcaggaaaaaaaaaaaaagagttaaatggaaaaaaaaaagcacggaGATTCTTCTGGGTCGGAATTATTTATAATCATGTAATCTTTTAGTTTAGTGTTGCCACATCCAACACAAAACAGAGTACGTGTTGAAAAATGCATGCTGCAGTAGTTACCAGCATTAGTTCTCATCATAAACAGGATATAGAAGCGTTTGTACCAGCCATGAAACGACTGCATGTCACACCCGCCAACGGTGCACACAGCAACACTGCAGACCCTCTTTCCTTCACTGGCTTCTTGCGtggtatttctttatttaaggCAGCTTTAGCAGAACCTCAGAGGCAAGCAGGCAAGTCTTCACATATCTTTAATATCACTAACTAGTTATACAGTAACTAAACACAGCAGTTATTCATAACCAAGTACACCCTAAGATCCTTGCATGGCCACCCCCGCATGCTATGATGGCTCACCTGAGAAATGCAAAGGCTTTGTACTGCAGTGCAGGCTTGTTCTTCTCAGACCTCCAGTGGCATACAACACTGGTGCGGCTCGGATTACTTGCAACATCTCCTCGCCGACAGATGGACTGCCCATGAATCCCACTTCAGCCACCAATGCACAGTTCATTGCCAGGTTTAAAGCTTATCACtcagcagcaggacacacagcAGGGTACTGCCACAGGGTGATCTGGCAGGGAAACTAGAAGATGGTGTGGTATGACATTCAGTTTCTAGCACTTGTAACACTCAGGCTGGAATAATGAGGCCCTCATGTCTAGCTCTTACAGAGGTCTGAATGCTTGTCTATAGTCTGATCTGGCATGCAGGAATGGTGAGTGGAAGCTGGACTAATTTACCAAGTGCTTCAGAATTCTCATGCATGACCACAAGTTGTTTGGAAAAGACAAGAAATTTCATCAGTCCACACATATTTATTTGGGTTACATTCTGAGCCCACAGGGAGTAACTATGGACCTTGATAAAAGAAAGGGCATTGCCATATTGCACAAACGCAAACACTGAAGGAGCTGTAATGCTTCCTAGGTTTTGCCAGTTTCTACTGCAGATAGTAAGGGGTTTTAGCTAGGTGGTAAGTGGCTCATGACACTCTTCTGACACAAGAGGCTCTGACAGAGTTACTTGCTTACCCGAGTCCCTTACGACACTCCTGGGGATGAAGAATTGTTTCACCTCAGCTCCCATAGTGAAGCATCTAGACTCTTCTTTGCCATTTATAGTGGAGGCTGATGCATTGAAGGTAGTGGTGGGAGATATTCACATAACACTATAGAACACCACCTCATTTATACCTCTGTATGCTTTTGTCACAAATTGTTACCAATGGAACAAACTATGATGTTGGTAACAAAGAACTACTGGAAAATGAACTGGCATTCGAGGAGGGGCACTCACCGATCTTTGGGATCACCTGAGGGAACGCCACCCAAGAGACCACTCTACCTGCATTCTTCTTTGTGCCCCTGTCGAGTGACAGCTTCTCAGGCTCAAGAACTAGGTCCTGAGAACAAGGAACTGAGAACTGCCGTGCTGCACTGGGTACATGATCCTCTGTGCTCCAGGCACACAGAGGTAAGTAAAAATTTGCTTTGCATTGTGTCAGACCAACAATTAATTTTCTGAGACCGGAAAATCTTTTGTTGAGGTTAGGATGTTGGTCTGCCTGACTTCACTTATACCATCCACCAAtggagcagctgaaatgagGACTGGGGAACTATCTCCACAGCTACTGTAGTAGAAAGCAACCACATAGGAGTTGCCATCTTCTCTGGGtggaatttaaacaaaattcactcattcattcaataACTTGGATTGCATTACATTCCATTGTAGTTTACCAGGCAGATAGTGTTTTCTATATGTCTGGCATTTTTACAACTGCAGAAGATTGCGTGGCTGTCCACATgaagcataaaattaaaaacaccttCCTGGGAAATGAGTGTGAGGTATATTAGACCATGAAAATCTCCCCGGTGTCACATTGACTAAAAATGCCTCCACAGCACTGAACCTGCCCTGCATTCCAAGTACTACTGCACAAGCCTGTAGCGTCTCTGTTCTACAAACCCAAAGCCTGATCGTCCTCCTCCCATCAACGTGAATGTATCTCTAGCATTTGCCATCAAGGCTCTAGTGGACTCTGAGCACTGAAGGGTTTATTTGATTTAACTTGcagactgggagggctatggccCGGGGGAAGTTTAATGAGTTTCAACCAGCGATGTTTTGGATCCCTCCTTAATCTTTGATTGTCACTTATACCACTCACACTACCCTGAACCACAGCCTCTGGGCTGTTTTCCATCCTTTGGATATCATCAGCAAGAACCACTAATGTGAGTGATGGCAACCATCACTCTCGAGAGATTATGGCACATATGCACAGGATCAGGGAGCACTAACAGAGCAGCACTTGGTGTGGCTGTAAAGTCCCacatgggaaaagcagtttctcTGGTAACTGGAACAATCTGAAAATTCCATTGCCTGGTGTTGTGGACTGAGATAATTCTTGCGCCACTCTCCTCTCTACTGCTGCTTGGTTCAGCACAGCCTCCCTCCTATTGACATTTTCCTGAACATTCTGCTTCCAGCAAGCACGGTCACTAGCGCACTCCTCCCAGTCTTCTATTCTGATGCCCATGGCCTTCATGTCTCGCTTGCAGACATCTTTGAACCAAAGGTGGAGGCAGCCCAGCGCCCTGGTGCCAATGGCAAGTTTGCCATGAAGCAGGCTGTTCCGGATTCTACTATCATTCTACCTATGCGATGGATGTCACCGAGCCATCAGAGACGGCACTGTTGCAGCGGACTGTAGATGCTCAGCATCTGGGCTAGGTTTAGGGCCTCTTCTTTGGTCACTTGGTCCTGCATACCAAACATCAAGGATTCGCCTGTGATTGCCCATGTGGAAGGTGTTGaggtatcattttttttctgaagtacaGAGTCCAGGACTCACTTCCATACTGCAGACCGCTGAAAACACAAGCACTGTAAACAGCTGTCTTGGTGTGTACTCTCATTGTCAGCCTGATGAAGGTTGATGCAGCTCGGCCGATCCTTCAGTCGATCTCAGAGTCCAGAGACAGATTTTCAGTGATTGTGGAGCCGAGGTGGGTAAACTGGTGCACTGCTTCTAGCTCGTAGTCAGAGATTGTGATTGAAGGGGGACTCTGACTGCCTTGTCCCATCATGTTGGTCTTTTTCAGGATGATTTTGAGGCTGAAGACTGAGTAAGCTTTGGAGACCTGGTCCATTAccctctgcagctgctcctgtgaGTGAGTGGCCAGTGCAGCATTGTCAGCAAACATCAAATCCCTTATGAAAACCTGGTCAAAACTTTGGTCTTTACTTTCAGTCATGAGAGACTGAACACTCTACCGCCTGATCTTGTATGGAGGCACACCCTTTCGGTCGACTGTCAAAAACATGTCTCAGCATGACAGCAAAGAAGGAGTTGAAGAGGGTGGGGGCAAGGGCACAGCCTGTTTCATACCATTTCAAAAGTGGAATAGGTCTGAAGAAGCTTCATTGAACTGGAGAACGCCTTCATATACATATGAAAGGATTTGATCAGGTTAAGGAGCTTGGGAGGGCATCCAGTTTTACACAGGATTCACAGGAACAGACCATCGCGACTGAAAAAGTCAAAGGCCTTGGTCAGGTCAATGAAGGTGACATACAGTGGCATCCTCTGTTCTCTGCACTTCTCTCGCAGCTGTTATAGAGAGAATATCATGTCGATCGTGGAGCATTCAGACTGGAAGCCGCATTGTGACTCAGGGTACACTCTCTCTGCTAGTTTCTGAAACCTGCTCAGAATTACTTGGGCAAAGACCTTGCCCACAATGATCAGTAcagtgatccccctgtagttgttACAGTCACTCTTGTCCCCTTTGTTCTTATACAGCGTGACAATATTGCAGTCTTGCATGTCTTGTGGTACTGTTTCCTCCTCCCAGCACTGTCAGAGAAATTCATACTGGTGTTGCAGCATAGGCCCTTTTGCACACTTGACGACTTTGAGTGAGATCCCATCCAGACCTGGGGCCTAACCAGAAGGTAGGTTGTCGATTGCTGTGCTCAGCTCTTGCAAGGTGGGCATTTCATCCAGCTCTTCCATGAGTGGCAGGCTCTCAATGGCCTCCACTGCTGCATCAGAGATGGGGCACTCCCTGGAATAAAGGTTGGAGTAATGCTCCAcccatctctccatctgtttccCTTTGTCTCCAATGACCTCGCCTGtgctggactgtagtggtgctATCTTCTGGTGCCTGGGACCGGTGGCTTTCTTGATACTATCGTTGATGCTGCGGATGTTTCCTGTGTTGGCTGCAATTTCAATGCCCTCACAGAAATGCAGCCAGTAGTCATTTGCGAAGCATCTGGCTACTTTCTGGGCTTTGCTTCTGGCTGTTCGTAGAGCCTGCAGCATGGCTTGGGTGGGACTCTATTTGTGTTGGAGTAGTGCTGCACGTTTTTCTTCCATCACAGCAGTAAGTTCACTTGAGTATGCCTCAAACCAGTCTTGAGACGGACCCTGCTTTCTTTCAAACCAGGAGTACTGTGCTGTGAAAAGTGTCCCTCAGATAGGTCCGCCTTTGGTGAGTATCTCCTTCTGGCTGCTTTGCGGTGAAAGGCTTATCTACCATTATGAACTTCCCTGCTTTATCAGGGTGCCTTGTTTTGCTGACGTTAATGCGCACTTTTCCTGGTGGCCTGGGGTGGTGAATTTTCTTGAACTGAAGCCAGATCCTACTGCACACTAAGGAGTGATCTGTGTCACAATCAGCGCTCTGGAAAGAACACGTCATGAGCACATTTCTGAGGTGACACCGCCTAGTGATTATGACACTTAGTTGGTGCCAGTGGTTGGAGTGTGGGTGTCTCCAAGAGACCTTGTGTTGAGACTTTGTCTGGAAGAAAGTGTTGGTGATGCACATGTCATTGAGAGTGTAAAGCTCCAACCAAGCATTGCCCGTTTTCGTTCATGCTTCCAACTCCAAATGCACGGAGGCAACACAGCCACAATTCGTAATCAGTGCCCACTCTGGTATTAAAATCGCCTAGAAGCAGCAACTGCTCCTGACTGGGGATGCTCTGAATGACTCTCTGCAGCTGGCAGTAGAActcatctttgtttttttgaggGGATACAAGGTTGGAGCATAAACGCTGATGAGGTTGACAGGCCCATCAGTTGTGTGCAATCTCAGGCAGAGAATTCTCTCTGTTCCACTCACACCAGACTATCATCTTCAGCAGAGAGTTCCTGACGACAAAGCCGACACCACGCTTCCTTGTTTCGTCTGCACCCTTTCCCTGCCAGAAAAAGATGAAGTTCTTTTTGTGCGGCGTGCCTGATCATCCAGACAAGTTTCTTGGAGTGCAGCGATGTCCACGTTCAATGTGAACATTTCAGTATCAATAACTGCTGTCTTGCGTGTGTTGTCTATTTCCCGAACGTTACCGGATAGACCAGTAGTCATGGCTTGAACGTTCCAGCAACCTAGCTGGGGTTCTGgcctctttctttgtttcttgttttgtctGGTCTAGGGtttctgtctgcctgtcaggGAAAATGTTACGCTTCATGCATCCAGTGAAGCAAGCAGACTATGGCGAGACAGCACCTAACTAGCTAGGGACTGCCAAGCTTATGGGGGGTAGTTATCCAGTGAAATGCGATGATGTCTCCTACTGTCGGAAGCAGCCCCTGGTGCCTCACTTCACGCCAGTCGAGCATGACTTATCACTGGTAGGCTGGTGCTCCCCATGTTGTGTCATTGCAGTGAGGTGATGCTGGAGTAACTTCTCCAGCGTGCAAGCCTGACCCGGGATGTATGGAAGACCAGCTCTAGCCCACACAGCAGGTCTCCCCTCTCTACACTGTTGGGCAGATCCAAGGGAAAGGCAAGAGCCAGAACAACTTGGCACCCCCTGTTGATGCAGGAGTTGCCGGAACAATGTTGAAGACAGCAGCGTACTGCTTTgtacacactctctgtgtgtgaatgacagagagtgtgttccactgattgtgggctgataacactacatagtacccattgtaattcgctttggaaaaaagcgtctgctaaataaataaatgtaaacgtcaaTGGGCAGGGTGCGTGGTGGTGCAACGAGCTCGGataggtcctgctcttgggtgggtctggggttcgagtcctgcttggggtgccttgcgacagactggcatcccatcctggttgtgtcccctcctcctccagccctgccccctgtgctgccgggttaggctccggttcaccacgaccccgtttaggacaagcggcttcagacaatgtgtgtgtgtaaattagtATTAACTTTGAGCTCCATTAAGAGTAACTTGACTGAAAATAGAAGTACATCCTTTCGACAAACTCTTCTTCAGTAGCAACTGTTGTTGCAGCTTCTTCATTTTCTCCTCATCACAAACACTAGGCAGGAGCAGTAATCACAGTAAACACTGCAAAAGCTCTTGGAATAAAATCAGTCATGCATAGCTCTGTGAAGCAGCCTCCTGACAAACAGCACCATTGTGCTTCCACCCTTGCAGAGTAGATTTTTCTGCCAACTAATGACGGTAAGCAGAAAcgcaggtcatttttactcccCCACAGagaaattttggaaaacagaacagtttagaaaataaataaataagctggCAAATATTTATATCTTGGAAAATTTGGAACTTGAGTGTTTGCAACACAAGGTACCAGTGTAATGCATAGCTAGGGGATGCCGCAAACATACTTGTAGTTTGAATTTCCCcttcttttattattacaaaaatacatatttatttcctAATGAAATGCCAGTCAgttaaatttagtttttccacCCCAGGATGTCTCTGTTTTTTACACATACGCTCATattcacatagacacacacagcagagcacaattctgaagaagaagagcagagcACACTTTGCTCATTTCTGTCATGAAAAGCGTTTACTGACCATGCCAAAGAGAAACAGTTTAGCCTCAGACATTACAGACACAAGTAGCAAGTAGAGGTTCCATATTTCCCCAAATGTATCAACAGAAGCTTTTTAATGCAAATGCTTTAAAGTCCTTTTTTGAATATTAATGAACTTTCCACTCTGCCTTAGGCCTCCAAGGCGCAGTTCTTCCATCAGCTCTGGGAAACAATGAACAATATTACATAAAGAATAGAAAGGATGATGGCATGCCAAAGCAAAGTGCACCACAGATGGTCATAAGGGCCAGACCATTACCCAGCTTAACCATACCATTTTATCTTCCCTCTCAAGATGGTCCTGCCTTCATGTCATTTACAGATATTTCTCAAAGTTCCTTTCTTTGAACACAAGTTCTATGTACAGTATAGTTTTAAAAATCCTGCGTATGTGCTTTCGAATTGTGCCTACATTATTTCAGACATAACGGAGTCTTGTGCATATGTGTTCTCTGTACTATATAGCCCATTTAGTCTCTggctttaaaaataatcagtaGCATGTAACAAGAGGTTGAAAAGTATGCTTTCaagattaaataatgaaatattagaCCTGCCTTAAAGAAATTTACCTAAATTTTgttcagctgattttttttttattgcattagagctttggtgttttttctgctgttcagAAAAGCTATACaccagaaaaaaatctgcagctaTTTAACTAAATATTTCTATTTCAAACTATTACAGAAGCATTGTTTGTTTAAGTCAACAAAGCCTTCTAAGTGTATGAACAACTCCATAATGCATATCCTTAAAGGCAGTGAAGTATGGcttattttcataattacatAGGTTTACACTCTTTAACTGGTTGCTGTGATGAATGACTTCTGAGAGAtactaaagtacagttaatgcTGCAAAAGTACCTTTCACTTGGTGGTGTCCTATTTGAAGACATACTGAATATAGCCAGCGATGGAAGATGTGTTCTACAACATTGCTTTCAATGTCATCCGGTACTTTACATTAAACCATGTCTGCGGACCATATCGCATCGAGAAACCCATTCTTCATGCGCCACCTGAGGGTGTGCTCTGTCGCCGTGGTGAAACTGAAACAATAACCATCTCACTCCAGTGCACCTTGCATTGTCATCCAGACGAGAATCGACAGCTCTTATTTTTTCAATACAATGTTTTTCGGTATGAATCGCTCAAGAGTTTATTTTAAATCGTTGTCAAAGAAACCCTCCCCCGATAACCCCATGGGTtgatttttctcctcttcaCTCTGGTTTTTCCCCCTTGTCATTGCCCTTCCTGAGCTAGCGAAAACCAGTTCCATGCTGTTCGCTCTCTACCGACAGGcttcctccttcagctccttgtttttcctcacttccTCTGCATGCTTATCCTGTGCAAAGGGACAAGAGAAACGTCTTTATTTTACCGCAAATGCGATATTCAACAAAGAGGCACACCAACTGTCAAAGACGACGTGGAATGAAAAGGAGAACAGGCCACGGGAGCAGGGGCAGAGATGGAAGTTGCTGCACTTAAACAGAGGAGTACCTTCTCCTGGAGGCGTTCTAACATGGCTGCCAGGAGGGCCTCTCGATTCTCTTTGTTGGCCTCCATCTTTTGCTCCAGCTTCACCTTAGCCATCTTGATGAAGTTGTTGTTCTCCTCGATGGCTTTTTGTATGACCTCGCGCTCATGCTCCCTCTTCTCAGCAAGGTGCTTCAGCAGTTCAGCCTCCTGGCACTAGAGGGCGACAGGCACACTTTATGCGGGTTCAACGGAACCAGATCGCTGCTACCGCAACTGTGTAAATATGACACAGTGACGTGAGCAACTTCAAAATATTTGTTGCTAATTACAGAACTAAGCTGCTGCGatcatttccccccccccccccccccccccagttgtaCAGCCTTCACGGTTGGCAAGGGAAGTGTTTTGAATATACCACGGGGCAAAATGGCAgatagcgctggtgcctcaaaCCTCCCTTGCTGTGGGCTCAGATGTGGGTTCAGACGTGCCTCAGTATTTGCAGAGTTTGCAAAATTATACCTTGTAACCGCTGtggtgtgtgtacatgtgaatgaatgagaatGTGTAATTGCCTGCAGTAGACATGGCATCTCACTCAGTGCATCTTCTGCCTTACGCCTCGTGCctcgggataggctctgaatcaccCTTACCCTGGACTGGACTAGGAGTTATTGATATTGGGTGAGTATTATATCATTTTCATACTTCCAGTCTTACGCAACTGTATGAAGAACcttttcttgcagtttttttgcgTTCAATCCAATTTAATGCCGCAGTACTATTCAAACTGTGTGGTTCCTTAATAAAAACTGGATACATTATTAAGAAAATGAGACCCATTAATAAATCATATATGACAGATTAAAATCCCAGGAGATGAAATTGCTGTTAAACATTTAATCAATTCACTTGAACTCTCTCCtataaaaatttctaaaatattaTGAATGCGTCTTTCTAGCTGTTTGAATTTATACTGTGGAAATAACCAATACAGATatcgtttctttttttccatgtatttttcaCACCTACGCTgggtttcttcttcttttttcctctgccctcacctttctcctctcctctgcagCCTCCAGCTTTTTTTGGATCTCCTCTAGGGAAGGGTCCCTGCGATGAGGCATGGAGGTGTTGAACTCAGGGATACCGTCAAAGGAAGGGGGCTTGAGAATAACCTCAAAGGCCTGACCAGATGCTCGCTTATTCAACTCGATGACTTCCACGTCCTTAATAA
This genomic window from Scleropages formosus chromosome 1, fSclFor1.1, whole genome shotgun sequence contains:
- the stmn4 gene encoding stathmin-4, encoding MTLTAYKQKMKELPLMSILCSCLRSEALDKPTYKAEDAVDLSWCVIKDVEVIELNKRASGQAFEVILKPPSFDGIPEFNTSMPHRRDPSLEEIQKKLEAAEERRKCQEAELLKHLAEKREHEREVIQKAIEENNNFIKMAKVKLEQKMEANKENREALLAAMLERLQEKDKHAEEVRKNKELKEEACR